The following are encoded in a window of Candidatus Neomarinimicrobiota bacterium genomic DNA:
- a CDS encoding L,D-transpeptidase family protein, giving the protein MKIKFSIFVAINIILQTQNFTFPSNKSIYFQNIVNISKDSTDEIIVVDKSKQYLFVVKSYLDSPLAFVDSFRVTTGKNNGNKEREGDNKTPEGIYRIIGSIPGNQLPPLYGPIAYILDYPNFVDRIYGRTGSNIWIHGRDKEITNYQTKGCISLHNHSILRLSKYIKLNKTLVLIQDTIHIVNEEKYQNITNNWNKYLSSWAESWEKDTASYFRYYSDKFRTKKFHNFKQFKKYKRYLERIYNWKHIEIGEALVYQTKYETQAEFYQEFICPKFYSTGIKTIRMIPEENGWKIVNEDFSPIEPQVYIKDIVNKFVKEWIAAWESKDIEKYITFYDTSFKAGEMNLNEWYNYKKRIFEKARRIDISATNLNIVSPEKFIWKVTFIQRYKSKSYSDIGRKILILKGKPNSFKIIEEKWERIK; this is encoded by the coding sequence ATGAAAATAAAGTTTTCAATATTTGTCGCTATAAATATTATACTGCAAACACAGAATTTCACTTTTCCATCCAATAAATCCATATATTTTCAGAATATCGTAAATATTAGTAAGGATTCCACCGATGAGATAATCGTAGTTGATAAATCCAAACAATATCTATTTGTGGTGAAAAGTTACCTTGATTCACCTCTTGCCTTTGTCGACTCTTTCAGAGTAACTACCGGTAAAAATAATGGGAATAAAGAACGTGAAGGAGATAATAAGACTCCAGAAGGAATCTATCGCATCATAGGTAGTATACCCGGTAATCAGTTGCCTCCATTGTATGGTCCTATTGCTTATATTCTCGATTATCCAAACTTTGTAGATAGAATATATGGTAGGACAGGATCGAATATATGGATTCATGGACGGGACAAAGAGATTACAAACTATCAAACAAAAGGCTGTATTTCACTGCATAACCATTCAATATTAAGATTATCGAAATACATTAAATTAAACAAAACACTTGTTCTTATCCAGGATACAATACATATTGTAAATGAAGAAAAATATCAGAACATCACAAATAACTGGAATAAGTATCTATCATCATGGGCTGAAAGCTGGGAAAAAGATACCGCCAGTTATTTCAGATACTACTCAGACAAATTTCGAACAAAGAAATTCCACAACTTTAAACAATTCAAAAAATACAAAAGGTACCTGGAAAGAATATACAACTGGAAACATATAGAAATTGGTGAAGCCCTAGTATACCAGACAAAATATGAGACTCAGGCAGAATTCTATCAGGAATTCATCTGTCCTAAATTTTACTCAACAGGGATAAAAACAATTCGTATGATACCCGAAGAAAATGGATGGAAAATTGTAAATGAGGATTTCAGCCCAATAGAGCCTCAGGTTTACATAAAGGATATAGTGAATAAATTTGTAAAAGAGTGGATTGCCGCATGGGAGTCAAAAGATATTGAAAAATACATCACATTCTACGATACCAGCTTTAAAGCTGGAGAAATGAACCTTAACGAATGGTATAATTATAAAAAAAGAATTTTTGAAAAGGCAAGACGGATTGATATTTCAGCAACAAATTTAAATATTGTATCACCTGAGAAATTTATCTGGAAGGTAACTTTTATACAGAGGTATAAATCCAAATCATATTCCGACATAGGGCGAAAAATTCTAATTTTGAAAGGTAAACCTAATAGCTTTAAGATAATCGAGGAAAAATGGGAAAGAATAAAATAA